A section of the Paenibacillus aurantius genome encodes:
- a CDS encoding DEAD/DEAH box helicase encodes MKTFNEFGLEPKVLRAITEMGFEESTPIQEKTIPLAMEGKDLIGQAQTGTGKTAAFGVPLIHKIQPTEEKIVALIMCPTRELAIQVAEEISKLGRFKGIRSLPIYGGQDIVKQIRALKKKPQIIIGTPGRLLDHINRKTIKLDDVQTVILDEADEMLDMGFMEDIQSILKLVPEDRHTMLFSATMPANIQRLAQQFLRNPEHVSVIPKQVSAPLIQQAYIEMHEKQKFEGLCRLLDMEAPELAIIFGRTKRRVDELSEALQKRGYPAEGLHGDLSQNQRDNVMRKFRDGSIDVLVATDVAARGLDVSGVTHVVNFDLPQDPESYVHRIGRTGRAGKEGTAWTFVTPREIDHLHFIEKITRHKIPKKPLPSLAEAIEGKQKATAERIIDILQNDENHEFKGVAIQLLEQYDSVNLLAAAMKLLTGDKKEVAVELTPEDPLRAKKRRPDVRSAGRRPGGSYGSRDGRGGSRYGSGGSGGSGYGGSRPRRDSRDGGGSRDNRGSDRPSGSKDSWGYSRDRNSTRSRDTYE; translated from the coding sequence TTGAAAACATTTAACGAGTTCGGCCTGGAGCCGAAGGTCCTGCGTGCCATTACCGAGATGGGGTTCGAGGAATCCACTCCGATCCAGGAGAAAACCATCCCGCTTGCCATGGAAGGAAAAGATTTGATTGGACAGGCCCAGACCGGTACGGGAAAAACAGCTGCATTCGGCGTGCCGCTCATTCACAAGATCCAGCCTACGGAAGAGAAGATTGTGGCCCTCATCATGTGTCCTACCCGGGAACTGGCGATCCAGGTTGCTGAAGAGATCAGCAAGCTTGGACGGTTCAAAGGAATCCGTTCCCTGCCTATCTACGGCGGTCAGGATATCGTCAAGCAGATCCGTGCCCTGAAGAAGAAGCCTCAGATTATTATCGGAACCCCTGGACGTCTTCTTGACCACATCAACCGTAAAACGATCAAGCTCGACGATGTTCAGACGGTTATTCTGGACGAAGCGGACGAAATGCTCGACATGGGCTTCATGGAAGATATCCAGTCGATTCTGAAGCTTGTTCCGGAAGATCGCCACACGATGCTGTTCTCGGCTACGATGCCGGCGAACATCCAGCGCCTTGCCCAGCAGTTCCTGCGGAATCCGGAGCATGTTTCCGTCATTCCTAAGCAGGTAAGCGCGCCTCTTATCCAGCAGGCTTACATCGAGATGCACGAGAAGCAGAAGTTCGAAGGCTTGTGCCGTCTCCTCGACATGGAAGCGCCTGAGCTTGCTATCATCTTCGGACGCACGAAGCGCCGGGTCGACGAGCTGTCGGAAGCTCTGCAGAAGCGCGGTTATCCGGCCGAAGGGCTGCATGGGGATCTGTCCCAGAATCAGCGTGACAACGTCATGCGCAAGTTCCGCGACGGCAGCATCGACGTGCTGGTAGCGACGGACGTAGCGGCACGCGGGCTCGATGTGTCGGGCGTAACCCATGTCGTGAACTTCGACCTTCCACAGGATCCGGAAAGCTACGTTCACCGTATCGGCCGTACGGGACGGGCCGGGAAAGAAGGAACCGCTTGGACCTTCGTTACCCCTCGCGAGATTGATCACCTTCACTTCATCGAGAAGATTACGCGCCACAAAATTCCGAAGAAGCCTCTGCCAAGCTTGGCGGAAGCCATCGAAGGAAAGCAGAAGGCAACAGCCGAGCGTATCATCGACATCCTTCAGAACGACGAGAACCACGAGTTCAAGGGAGTGGCGATTCAGCTGTTGGAGCAGTATGATTCCGTCAATCTTCTGGCTGCGGCCATGAAGCTGCTTACCGGGGACAAGAAGGAAGTGGCCGTCGAGCTTACTCCGGAAGATCCGTTGCGGGCCAAGAAGCGCCGTCCGGATGTCCGTTCTGCAGGCAGACGCCCAGGCGGATCCTACGGATCGAGAGACGGACGCGGCGGCAGCCGCTACGGTTCCGGCGGATCGGGAGGCTCAGGCTATGGCGGGTCGAGACCGCGCCGCGACAGCCGGGACGGCGGAGGCAGCCGTGACAACCGCGGATCTGACCGTCCGTCCGGATCAAAAGACAGCTGGGGTTACTCTCGTGACCGCAACAGTACACGCTCCCGGGACACCTACGAATAA
- a CDS encoding DUF4178 domain-containing protein, translating to MSIFKRIGDIMRSRKETPAAAPSVHPLEGSSIGDIVNVDLEEYVVTGKVVYFDRGYAPHRFAYYVQNGRNISCLLVEKGRSYDCFLCEFVEGALDDPANVPTRLDVDGEDHYELENHQNDITRTEGNTDFRTGDEALFWRYFGTEDRYFFLQWQDGKFVAMQGTRVPPSDVKFMRSAK from the coding sequence ATGTCCATATTTAAAAGAATCGGAGATATTATGCGCAGCCGCAAAGAGACGCCGGCCGCCGCCCCCTCCGTTCATCCCCTCGAAGGCTCGTCGATCGGCGACATCGTCAATGTGGATTTGGAGGAGTATGTGGTGACGGGAAAAGTAGTCTATTTTGACCGGGGATACGCCCCGCACCGCTTTGCTTATTATGTACAGAACGGGCGGAACATCTCCTGCCTGCTCGTCGAGAAAGGGCGCAGCTACGATTGCTTTCTATGCGAATTCGTGGAAGGGGCGCTGGACGATCCCGCGAATGTACCGACCCGCCTCGATGTAGACGGTGAGGATCATTATGAGCTCGAGAATCACCAGAACGACATCACCCGTACGGAAGGGAATACGGATTTCCGGACGGGGGACGAAGCCTTGTTCTGGCGTTATTTTGGAACGGAGGACCGTTACTTCTTCCTTCAATGGCAGGACGGCAAATTCGTGGCCATGCAGGGCACGCGCGTCCCTCCGAGCGATGTCAAATTCATGAGGTCCGCCAAGTAA
- a CDS encoding DUF4247 domain-containing protein: MKRWPAWIACLLVLSLIFGCSNASSYVKDNYPLVDVQGKGKDSSKIYSVEGKDVPTVAKELAKEEKPDEISKESPDQMFLAYDDKLIQVQKDPVEEKNTLVEISTIEYAKNHYDSSFLQGYLTASIIQSLFGGGWFSGGGGYKDYRGYSKVPPSSSGSGGSYKSPYSSPDVKKPDTTDRSGSFNTKPTTPGSSDSSSGSSSSSGSSGSFKTGSGSSGSTSSKPSTGSSSSVRKSDGSTPSYKSSKPSTSTRSGSFSKRRR, from the coding sequence ATGAAGCGTTGGCCGGCTTGGATTGCCTGCCTTCTTGTCCTTTCTCTGATCTTCGGCTGTTCCAATGCGAGCAGCTATGTCAAGGACAACTACCCGCTGGTGGACGTTCAGGGCAAGGGCAAGGATTCATCCAAAATTTATTCCGTTGAAGGCAAAGATGTCCCGACGGTCGCCAAAGAGCTGGCCAAGGAAGAGAAGCCGGACGAAATCAGCAAGGAAAGTCCGGACCAGATGTTTCTTGCCTATGACGATAAACTGATTCAAGTTCAGAAGGATCCGGTCGAAGAGAAGAACACCCTGGTCGAGATCAGTACGATCGAATACGCCAAAAATCACTATGACAGCTCCTTCCTGCAGGGCTATCTGACGGCTTCCATTATCCAATCCCTCTTCGGAGGCGGATGGTTCAGCGGAGGCGGAGGCTACAAGGATTACCGCGGCTATAGCAAGGTCCCGCCGAGCAGCAGCGGTTCGGGTGGCTCTTACAAGTCCCCGTACTCCTCTCCTGATGTTAAGAAGCCGGATACGACGGACCGCTCGGGCAGCTTCAACACGAAGCCGACGACGCCAGGCTCTTCCGACAGTTCCTCGGGCAGCTCAAGCAGCTCGGGCAGCTCTGGCAGCTTCAAGACCGGGTCGGGAAGCTCGGGATCGACGAGCTCCAAGCCTTCCACGGGAAGCAGCTCCTCGGTCCGCAAAAGCGACGGCTCTACCCCGTCCTACAAATCAAGCAAACCAAGCACGAGCACACGTTCCGGCTCCTTCTCCAAAAGAAGGAGATAA
- a CDS encoding YitT family protein has product MKNIWSVLAILLSAVLLTVGFNLLLIPHQLITGGLSGIAMIIGYFTGLNIGMIYLVINIPVMIWGMMVIGRRFVLLSAISVFATSWFMQLIPERTITPDTILGSVFGAVLIGIATGLSLRAGGSTGGFDIIGSILTRNRDFPLGMVLFGLNGLVILALGYYKGDWSLALYSMLSMYITGKVMDMIHIRHIKVTAFIVTRNKEKLVQRLLQHRGVTLIKTEGAFSKQEHDMLMTVTTRYELAELKKIVLENDPKAFVNIVETVGIIGEFRRTN; this is encoded by the coding sequence ATGAAGAACATTTGGAGCGTACTGGCTATCCTACTCAGTGCCGTCCTTCTGACTGTAGGCTTTAACCTGCTGCTCATCCCCCATCAGCTGATTACCGGCGGCCTTTCGGGGATCGCCATGATCATCGGCTACTTCACCGGCTTGAATATCGGGATGATCTACCTGGTCATCAACATTCCCGTTATGATCTGGGGGATGATGGTCATCGGCCGGCGGTTCGTCTTGCTGAGCGCCATCTCCGTATTCGCCACCAGCTGGTTCATGCAGCTGATCCCTGAGAGAACGATTACCCCGGACACCATTCTCGGCTCCGTTTTCGGCGCCGTTCTAATCGGCATTGCCACAGGTCTTTCCCTCCGGGCGGGGGGATCGACGGGAGGCTTCGACATTATCGGCTCGATTCTAACGCGCAACCGGGACTTCCCTCTCGGCATGGTATTGTTCGGACTGAACGGTTTAGTGATTCTGGCATTGGGGTATTATAAAGGTGACTGGAGCCTGGCTTTATATTCCATGCTCTCCATGTACATTACCGGCAAGGTGATGGATATGATCCATATCCGTCATATCAAGGTGACGGCCTTCATCGTTACCCGCAACAAAGAAAAGCTCGTTCAACGGCTGCTGCAGCACCGAGGGGTGACGCTTATCAAGACCGAAGGGGCTTTTTCCAAGCAGGAGCATGACATGCTGATGACGGTCACGACCCGCTACGAGCTCGCCGAACTGAAGAAGATCGTGCTGGAGAACGACCCCAAGGCCTTTGTCAATATTGTCGAAACGGTTGGCATTATTGGAGAATTTCGCCGCACAAATTAG
- a CDS encoding MFS transporter, protein MNNQTHLLRGLNFFFFATQSILLPLLPLYFALRGFTNQEIGLFMMIGPFVAVFAQPMWGYLSDRLQSIKWIIFTLWSLTIASSFGLFFAAGYSATLLFVLLLYFFMLPATPLLDSLNIRMAMERGLSYGSIRMWGSVGFLLLAAGTGSLLPLFGGVANIGVMYWLLWIVPMILMLFLKDKPAAGPRLTWASMKAVFHNRTFLWFLVMVFLITIPHRMNDALFGLYLQSLGASPGMISLAWALAAAGEIPTFALLGRYMNRYHELAVLGLVSVLYTIRWLLYAYIHDPWVLVFLQLTHSVTYAVFWLVAVQYAVRLIPEELRSTGQALLSAVFLGLAGITGGFVGGWFQDEYGGTGMYLFGTVLTAISAVLFLVTHARQRKR, encoded by the coding sequence TTGAACAACCAGACCCATCTTTTGCGCGGCCTTAACTTTTTCTTTTTTGCCACCCAATCTATCCTGCTGCCGCTGCTTCCGTTATACTTTGCTCTGCGCGGGTTTACCAACCAGGAGATCGGCCTCTTTATGATGATCGGCCCGTTCGTTGCCGTCTTCGCCCAACCGATGTGGGGCTATTTGAGCGACCGTCTCCAATCGATCAAATGGATTATCTTTACCCTGTGGTCGTTAACGATCGCCTCGAGCTTCGGGCTGTTTTTCGCCGCCGGCTATTCGGCGACGTTACTATTCGTGCTCCTGCTCTATTTCTTTATGCTTCCGGCCACCCCTTTGCTCGACAGCCTCAACATCCGGATGGCGATGGAACGGGGCTTGTCCTACGGCTCTATCCGGATGTGGGGCTCTGTCGGCTTTCTGCTCCTGGCCGCCGGAACCGGATCGCTTCTCCCGCTGTTCGGCGGGGTGGCGAATATCGGGGTGATGTATTGGCTGCTGTGGATAGTTCCCATGATTCTGATGCTGTTCCTGAAGGATAAGCCGGCCGCTGGCCCCCGGCTTACGTGGGCCTCCATGAAGGCGGTCTTTCATAACCGGACGTTTCTGTGGTTTCTGGTTATGGTCTTCCTTATTACCATTCCCCATCGCATGAACGATGCGTTATTCGGCCTGTACCTGCAGTCCCTGGGGGCGAGCCCGGGAATGATAAGCTTGGCCTGGGCTCTTGCGGCGGCAGGGGAGATCCCCACCTTTGCGCTGCTGGGGCGCTACATGAACCGGTATCACGAGCTGGCGGTACTCGGGCTGGTTTCGGTTCTCTACACAATCCGCTGGCTGCTGTATGCTTACATCCACGACCCTTGGGTGCTTGTGTTCCTGCAGCTGACCCACAGCGTCACCTACGCCGTGTTCTGGCTTGTCGCGGTCCAATATGCGGTACGCCTTATTCCGGAAGAGCTTCGTTCCACGGGGCAGGCCTTGCTGTCCGCCGTCTTCTTGGGACTCGCCGGCATTACGGGAGGCTTCGTAGGGGGCTGGTTCCAGGATGAATACGGCGGGACGGGAATGTACCTGTTCGGCACCGTCCTTACGGCGATCTCCGCCGTTCTGTTTCTTGTGACTCATGCACGCCAGAGGAAGAGATAA